The genomic stretch CTCTTTCATTAGTAGCAATGGTTGCAACCTTTGCTTTGATTTTATGGAATGTCAAGATATCATTTCAAACATCGTTGAAAATTGATCCCAGGATTATCATAGGCTTACCAGGGATAAATCCGGTTATCCCGGTAGGGTACGGCATACTTGCTTTGGCGATCGCCATAATAATACATGAGTTTTCACATGGTATACTGGCCATGGTGGGAAAAATAAAAGTGAAAGCTTTGGGATTAATTTTTTTGATAGTGCCCATAGGAGCATTTGTGGAGCCCGATGAGGAAGAGCTTGAAAAAGTGAGTAAAAGAAAACGTTCAAGGGTTTTTGCTGCGGGGCCGACTTCCAACATGATTCTTGCTTTTGTATGCGCCCTCATTTTCTCGTCGGTAATGATGGGATCGATTTCCCCGAAGGTAGACGGCATAATGATAATGACGGAGGTGCCAAATAGTCCTTTCGATATTTCAGGAGTAAATCCGTGGAGCGTCATAACATCGTTCAATGGAAAAGAAATAAAGAGCATGGATGACTTTGAGCATATCTTAGAGGATATAAGACCGGGAAAGATGTATAATGTTACCCTGTTTTATAAAGATAAATTTTCTAATGCAAGCGTGATGGGCGGGATCGTAGTTGCAGGTGTAGTACCTGGTCATCCGGCTGCAACATCGGGAATGAAGAAAGGAGATATACTATATACAATAAATGGTACAGAAATCAACAATATCAGCACATTTTATAGGGTAATGAATTTAACGGAAGCGGGAGAAAAATTGGAAGTTGGATATTACTGGTATGAAAACGGCACTTTTGCAAACTACAATGCTTCAGTAGTGCTGAAAGATAAATATGAATATTATGAAGAGTATCACCCCCGTGAAAATAAAGAGGAATATAAAAATATGGGATTCCTTGGCTTAACTCCGCTGCCTCTGGGCATCACTTACATGCCTGTTGATTACTATCCAAAAATACTTATCCACCCATTATCAAATATGAAATCATTTTTCTTTTATTTGGCGTTGCCTTTCTTAAGACTGTCCCCATTCCCCCACGCTTTTACGGCAATATTTTTCACACCTGTTCATCCATCTATATTCTGGCCATTTGCAAACATATTATACTGGGTATTCTGGTTAAACTTTGCCATAGGCACATTCAATGTTCTACCAGCCATTCCTCTAGATGGGGGATACATATTTAAAGACAGCATGAGCTTTATAACTAAAAAAATCAGAAAAAGGTGGGAAGAGGAGAGAGTAGAAAAGGTATCATCTGCAATCACAACAATCTTTTCCGTTATAGTTCTCTTTGCCATAATAGCCATGATATTGGTGCCAAGATTGCGTGCCCTAATATAAAGTATTAAAAAAACTTACGGAATATACATATGAAATGGAGAGAATACTGGTTGCCTGTGATTTTCACGGAGAATGCAGGAAGGCAATGGAAAAAGCAGCAGGGCTAACCAGCAAAACATCTTTTATATACATTCTTTATCCAGTCCCTTCAAAAATGGACAGAAATACCTACAAAAATTTGAAAAAAACGGTTCGTGAAAAGGTAAAGCAGATAAAAAGCCAGGGATTTAAATGCCGCGGGGCTGTAAAAATCGGAGAGCCTGCATCAAAAATAGCAAAAACAGCAAAAAGGCTAAGATGCAACCTCATAATAATGGATTACCTGGAGGAAGGAATATTTTCTCAATATTCAATGGAAGACATTTTACAAAAAGTAATGGACCTTTCATCGCTGCCTGTTATGATTGTGCATTAATTAAATTTTTTTCCTGATTACGACAAAAAGCATGCAAATCAATGCAAATAAAATCGCAGCAGGTATTATCCACAACAAATCGCCTAGCCCCTCTTCCCTTACTATCTCATATATTTTTATATCTCCGCTACTAATTTCATAGTAATGATCGTACGAGCCGTCCCCATCTGAATCAAAAAGGATTACATTTTCTCCATCCATTACTTTTTCTACAGTACTCCTTAACTCGTTATCTTCTCGATCCCAGTACACATATTTTTCATCCCCTTCCTTCCATAACAGATAGCCTATTTCATTATTTATAGTAACGTTGACGGTCTTGCTGCCGTCCTTCGGGTTTGTTCCTGCTTCCACTTCCACTGTATCGGGAACATCGTCCATGTCATAATCTTGTGGTATAACAAAATATCTAAAAAGGTTTGAAGTGTCATTTTTGTTACTGTTGGGAGAAGAATCTACGGCTTCTATGTAATACTCGTATTCTCCAACTTTATCATAAGATTTCGAGTAATAAAATATTTTGCTGCCTTCCCTCTGTGACATATCATACGTGCTTTCGCTTCCGTCAAAAATTACATGGAGAGTTGCTCTACTCACACCACTTGAATCGTTTATCAAAGCGGATACGTTAACGTTGCCATATATAACCTGCCTCTGCGGGTCGGCGGTGACAGCCCTTATCGAAGGAGGCACAGTTTCAATTCCCTCGTAGACTATCCTGAAAGACATGCTGTCGCTTTCTCCCATGTTTTGCCATCCTGCAGTATCAAACGCTTTTATAACACAGTGATAATACTCAATCTGGTTATAGGTATTGTTGTAATAATAAATATCGGTGTCTCCCAGGCGCAGCAGAAATTCCTCCACATATACGACATTCTTATATGATACGACTACAACTGCTTTGTCTATTGTTGTATCATTGTCCCCTATTGTTGCAGATATATTGAGGTATTCACCAAGGTACTGGATGGATGGTGAAACTCTCACATTGTAAATATACGGTGGAGATGTGTCCGTGCCACCGCCTACCCTTATGTCTTTTATAGCAATATTATTCCGTGAGTTGGATTCGTCGGAACAGCTGGTTTCAACCTTTATGGAATATGTACCATTGCTATCTGGCTTCCATATTATGTAAACACTTTCATTACTTCTTTTCCCGATTATTTTCTCTACGCTGCCGTTCTGGATAAGAATATACTTTCTCCCGCCTTTTTCTTTCACATAAAAATTAATTTCAGCGGTTGTGCCGTTGTAACCGATATTATGTACAACAGCCGTTATATTGACCGTATCGTTCAAAGCCGGATGAGACGGGTCAAAGCCAATGTCATCCATGTTTATTTCAAGGTCGGGTAGAGGTTCTACATTCATGGTTATCCAATTCCGATTGTCCTCTTCATTTCCTTCAGGTATTATTCCATCCTCATCCGCTTTGGCCATTAGCATCCATTCTCCATCATATGATGGATCTCCGTATGATGCATGCCAGAAAAATTTAACCTCTTTTGTCTCGCCCTTTTTAAGCCCGGCTATTCCTTTTACCATTCTTATGGGATTAGAGGGAACATCCTCTTGATAAATGATAAGAGAAACGTTGAAAGGTTCTGACGGTTCAACATCTTTTAGCCCACTATTTTTGACTTTCACCGTGATAACTGCTTCTTCTCCTTCCTTAAGATTGCTCGGAGCAGATATACTTGTAACATCCAGATTCGCAGATGGTTTTACATTTATTGATATTGACCGCTCGACCATGTAGCCAGAGCCATCCGTCATGGAAACATCCAGTCTCCAGTCCCCTATCTTGGTGCCATTTTGAAACGTATAAAAATCTTTTACATACCAGCTGGTCCTGTCGGCCCCATCATGGGAGGGCATGAAAGAATAACCCATATCATCTATGTATATGGTATTTTCTCCACCCTCTTCGTTCGCCACCAATCTTATTTCTATTCCGACAACCGCTCCTGCTCCTGCCTTCCATTCATTCAATACATCGTCATCTATCTTAAACTTATGCCACTCTCCATCCTTTATCAGCTTGCTGTCGCTCATTTTGATTTTATGAAATTTGTTAGAACTGCCTTCCGTCATGACCGTATAAACCAGTTCGCTCTGCGACGAGTATTTTTCAATGTTGTACCAGAACCAGAGAGACGGGAGATGTGAAATGTGAATGCTTTGTATTATGGTCTGGCGCAGGCCCACAGTATCGTCCTTGCTGACCGGCTGATCCTCAAATTTCCATTTTCCATGATAATCACTCATCCTCAGTTCAACTGCCTTTTTTCCCCTATGTACAGCGGATGTTGTAAAGGATGCATATGTTGTCTGTTCGTTGGAGCGATAAAGTTTTGTATATGCATCCCCGCCTTCAAAGCCGGCATCGGGCAAAGGCAAAGAAGACTTTACGAATTTTCCATCTGGAGAGTAAATGGTGGCAATAACCTCCTTCGGATTTGCAATTGCAGTGACATTTATCACTTTTACTGTATTCATTTCCTTAACACCGGCGACATATTCATTGCCTATGGGCAGAACATCTCCCCACCACCCATGTGACTTGTTTTCCATGAAGGTGGTATTGCAATTTGGCAATGCTTCGATCCAGCATGAATCAAAGTATGCATAAACTTCATGGGGCTGGGTATCTACTGAAGTTTCCGTGATATATACCTTCAAATAAAAGGTGGATGTTCCCTTTCCCTTCAGGTAGGATGTAACATCTTTTCTTATAGTCTGCCATCCGTCGGTTATACCTCCGCTTTTTATGGTATCTCCATCTATACCTATTTCCCATTCTGCATTAGTTAGGTCTGAGTTGAAGTAAATATCTGCATTAAAAATATAACTTGGTGCATTTCCTCCATCTGGCACCTGGAAATTTTGGTAAAGTTTACCGTACCAATCCTTTTGCCACAGAAGTCCTTTCCTATGGATTTTATAGCAATAATCATTTTCGTTTACAGGGTCTTCAACATAAGACATATCCCATCCACCATTAAAAGGAATGGTCGGCTCACTATTATTTTTCCACTGGGTGGAATATCTGTCCTCAAATTCCGCATTTTTTATTCCAGAACGGATTCTTGCATACTCACCGTCTTTCTTTCCATTCCCTACGGTGTCCCAGTAAATATAATAATATCTGCCTTCATGCGAAAGAATGTTGCCTTCCATCACCC from Candidatus Thermoplasmatota archaeon encodes the following:
- a CDS encoding site-2 protease family protein; the encoded protein is MPIPIIALTLLLLSIWIFILYVIKRKENEKFSMWGPVLMWKTEKGKKFIKRVAEKKKFWKIYADFGIALSLVAMVATFALILWNVKISFQTSLKIDPRIIIGLPGINPVIPVGYGILALAIAIIIHEFSHGILAMVGKIKVKALGLIFLIVPIGAFVEPDEEELEKVSKRKRSRVFAAGPTSNMILAFVCALIFSSVMMGSISPKVDGIMIMTEVPNSPFDISGVNPWSVITSFNGKEIKSMDDFEHILEDIRPGKMYNVTLFYKDKFSNASVMGGIVVAGVVPGHPAATSGMKKGDILYTINGTEINNISTFYRVMNLTEAGEKLEVGYYWYENGTFANYNASVVLKDKYEYYEEYHPRENKEEYKNMGFLGLTPLPLGITYMPVDYYPKILIHPLSNMKSFFFYLALPFLRLSPFPHAFTAIFFTPVHPSIFWPFANILYWVFWLNFAIGTFNVLPAIPLDGGYIFKDSMSFITKKIRKRWEEERVEKVSSAITTIFSVIVLFAIIAMILVPRLRALI
- a CDS encoding CARDB domain-containing protein; this translates as MKNRTLTFAIIFSLLLGTAAGMFANADSRPDLAVVTDSISIFPDEIYENDQVKINFTMENLGESNAENVGIALYVNSRDNPVDNVYVSSIAPGGEEEVTLYWIARNEGNYTLFIFIDFEELIDEVNEDNNIGNIKVFVEKPVRQPFPPSPESAEWWNPEWHHRVPLSVEMMGQREGYVYENKMVYCTVDFTSLMNEIASYQPSGGFSKRTFYPDSVRVIEYTSDNESWYPERSVGREIIFNKDYDASEKANVTLAWVMEGNILSHEGRYYYIYWDTVGNGKKDGEYARIRSGIKNAEFEDRYSTQWKNNSEPTIPFNGGWDMSYVEDPVNENDYCYKIHRKGLLWQKDWYGKLYQNFQVPDGGNAPSYIFNADIYFNSDLTNAEWEIGIDGDTIKSGGITDGWQTIRKDVTSYLKGKGTSTFYLKVYITETSVDTQPHEVYAYFDSCWIEALPNCNTTFMENKSHGWWGDVLPIGNEYVAGVKEMNTVKVINVTAIANPKEVIATIYSPDGKFVKSSLPLPDAGFEGGDAYTKLYRSNEQTTYASFTTSAVHRGKKAVELRMSDYHGKWKFEDQPVSKDDTVGLRQTIIQSIHISHLPSLWFWYNIEKYSSQSELVYTVMTEGSSNKFHKIKMSDSKLIKDGEWHKFKIDDDVLNEWKAGAGAVVGIEIRLVANEEGGENTIYIDDMGYSFMPSHDGADRTSWYVKDFYTFQNGTKIGDWRLDVSMTDGSGYMVERSISINVKPSANLDVTSISAPSNLKEGEEAVITVKVKNSGLKDVEPSEPFNVSLIIYQEDVPSNPIRMVKGIAGLKKGETKEVKFFWHASYGDPSYDGEWMLMAKADEDGIIPEGNEEDNRNWITMNVEPLPDLEINMDDIGFDPSHPALNDTVNITAVVHNIGYNGTTAEINFYVKEKGGRKYILIQNGSVEKIIGKRSNESVYIIWKPDSNGTYSIKVETSCSDESNSRNNIAIKDIRVGGGTDTSPPYIYNVRVSPSIQYLGEYLNISATIGDNDTTIDKAVVVVSYKNVVYVEEFLLRLGDTDIYYYNNTYNQIEYYHCVIKAFDTAGWQNMGESDSMSFRIVYEGIETVPPSIRAVTADPQRQVIYGNVNVSALINDSSGVSRATLHVIFDGSESTYDMSQREGSKIFYYSKSYDKVGEYEYYIEAVDSSPNSNKNDTSNLFRYFVIPQDYDMDDVPDTVEVEAGTNPKDGSKTVNVTINNEIGYLLWKEGDEKYVYWDREDNELRSTVEKVMDGENVILFDSDGDGSYDHYYEISSGDIKIYEIVREEGLGDLLWIIPAAILFALICMLFVVIRKKI
- a CDS encoding universal stress protein, coding for MERILVACDFHGECRKAMEKAAGLTSKTSFIYILYPVPSKMDRNTYKNLKKTVREKVKQIKSQGFKCRGAVKIGEPASKIAKTAKRLRCNLIIMDYLEEGIFSQYSMEDILQKVMDLSSLPVMIVH